Proteins from a single region of Lysinibacillus sp. JNUCC-52:
- the lysS gene encoding lysine--tRNA ligase — MKQVSNIEELNDQLLVRRQKMTAIQENGQDPFGSRFERTHLSTEVREQFADQTKEQLEENLQEVIIAGRIMTKRGKGKAGFAHIQDLGGQIQIYVRQDHVGEEAYDLFKQADLGDIVGVRGNVFRTQVGELSVKAEGFTFLTKALRPMPEKFHGLQDVEQRYRQRYLDLMTNEDSKKTFITRSKIIRAIRNYLDNAGYLEVETPMLHTIAGGAAARPFITHHNALDMELYMRIAIELHLKRLIVGGLEKVYEIGRVFRNEGISTRHNPEFTMIELYEAYADYKDIMSLTENLIAHVAQEVLGTTSVQYGEDEINLAVGWRRVHMVDAVKEATGVDFWQPMTKEQAQALAQEHGVEVKAAHEVGHIINEFFEQKVEETLVQPTFVFGHPVEISPLAKKNPEDERFTDRFELFIVRREHANAFTELNDPIDQRERFEAQLAEKEAGNDEAHEMDNDFIEALEFGMPPTGGLGIGIDRLIMLLTNSPSIRDVLLFPTMRHTAK; from the coding sequence GTGAAACAAGTGTCAAATATAGAAGAGTTAAATGATCAGCTTTTGGTGAGACGTCAAAAGATGACTGCTATTCAAGAGAATGGACAAGATCCATTTGGTAGTCGATTTGAACGTACACACTTATCTACAGAAGTTCGTGAACAATTCGCAGATCAAACAAAAGAACAGTTAGAAGAAAACTTACAAGAAGTTATTATCGCAGGTCGTATTATGACAAAGCGCGGTAAAGGGAAAGCTGGGTTTGCGCATATTCAAGATTTAGGTGGCCAAATTCAAATCTATGTTCGTCAAGACCATGTAGGTGAAGAAGCTTATGATTTATTTAAGCAAGCTGACCTAGGCGATATCGTAGGTGTACGTGGTAACGTATTCCGTACGCAAGTGGGAGAACTTTCAGTTAAGGCTGAAGGATTTACATTCCTAACAAAAGCGCTACGTCCAATGCCAGAAAAATTCCACGGCTTGCAGGATGTAGAACAACGTTACCGTCAACGTTACTTAGATTTAATGACAAATGAAGATAGCAAAAAAACATTTATTACACGTTCTAAAATTATACGTGCTATTCGCAATTATTTAGATAACGCAGGCTATTTAGAGGTGGAAACACCAATGCTTCATACTATTGCAGGTGGTGCAGCGGCTCGTCCATTCATCACTCACCACAATGCATTAGATATGGAACTTTATATGCGTATCGCTATCGAGTTGCACTTAAAACGTTTAATCGTTGGTGGGCTAGAAAAAGTTTATGAAATTGGTCGTGTATTCCGTAATGAAGGAATTTCAACTCGTCACAATCCAGAGTTCACGATGATTGAGCTGTACGAAGCATATGCGGACTACAAAGATATTATGTCGTTAACAGAGAACTTAATTGCACATGTAGCACAAGAAGTACTTGGCACAACATCAGTTCAATACGGTGAAGATGAGATCAACCTAGCAGTGGGTTGGAGACGTGTTCACATGGTAGATGCTGTTAAAGAAGCTACAGGTGTAGACTTCTGGCAACCGATGACAAAAGAACAAGCTCAAGCACTTGCTCAAGAGCATGGAGTAGAAGTGAAGGCTGCACATGAGGTTGGACATATTATTAATGAATTCTTCGAGCAAAAAGTAGAAGAAACGCTAGTACAGCCGACATTTGTATTCGGACACCCAGTAGAAATCTCTCCTTTAGCGAAGAAAAATCCAGAGGACGAGCGTTTTACAGATCGTTTTGAGCTGTTTATCGTACGTCGTGAGCATGCAAATGCATTTACAGAACTAAATGACCCAATCGATCAACGCGAACGCTTTGAGGCACAATTAGCTGAAAAAGAAGCGGGTAACGACGAAGCCCACGAAATGGATAATGACTTTATTGAAGCTTTAGAATTCGGTATGCCTCCAACAGGTGGTTTAGGTATTGGTATTGACCGTTTAATCATGCTTCTTACAAACTCTCCATCAATTCGTGACGTGTTATTATTCCCAACAATGCGCCACACTGCTAAATAA
- the dusB gene encoding tRNA dihydrouridine synthase DusB has protein sequence MSQTSEKPFQIGDIVMDNRVVLAPMAGICNSAFRLTVKEFGAGLVYAEMISDKGIVNKNEKTLGMLYIDERENPLSLQIFGGDKTTLVEAAKYVDENTNADIIDINMGCPVNKIIKCEAGARLLLDPNKIYEMVAAVVDAVKKPVSVKMRIGWDDEHIFAVENAQAAERAGASALAVHGRTRVQMYEGRANWDIIRQVKENVNIPVLGNGDVETPQDAKRMLDTTGVDAVMIGRAALGNPWMIYRTVQYLETGELKDEPGVREKMDVCLLHFERLLQLKGESVAVREMRKHASWYLKGIRGNGKARSAINQTETAVELRAILNGIVQEYEELESGIFAPEHKEIVI, from the coding sequence TTGAGTCAGACATCTGAGAAGCCGTTTCAAATTGGCGATATTGTCATGGACAACCGTGTCGTCTTAGCACCAATGGCTGGGATTTGTAACTCTGCTTTCCGATTAACGGTAAAAGAATTCGGAGCGGGGCTTGTATATGCTGAAATGATTAGTGATAAAGGAATCGTTAATAAAAACGAAAAAACGTTAGGTATGCTTTATATCGATGAACGTGAAAATCCCCTTTCATTGCAAATTTTTGGTGGAGATAAAACGACATTAGTAGAAGCGGCAAAGTATGTAGATGAAAATACAAATGCTGATATTATTGATATTAATATGGGCTGTCCAGTTAATAAAATTATTAAGTGTGAAGCAGGCGCTCGGTTACTGCTAGATCCTAACAAAATTTATGAAATGGTCGCAGCAGTTGTAGATGCTGTGAAAAAGCCAGTCAGCGTAAAAATGCGTATTGGCTGGGATGATGAACATATCTTTGCTGTGGAAAACGCGCAGGCTGCAGAACGTGCTGGCGCCTCTGCTCTAGCTGTTCATGGCCGTACTCGTGTGCAAATGTACGAAGGTAGAGCAAACTGGGATATTATTCGTCAAGTAAAGGAAAATGTTAATATTCCAGTGCTTGGCAATGGTGATGTTGAAACGCCGCAAGATGCAAAACGTATGCTTGATACAACAGGTGTAGATGCGGTCATGATAGGACGTGCGGCATTAGGTAATCCGTGGATGATTTATCGTACAGTTCAATATTTAGAAACAGGTGAGCTAAAAGACGAGCCTGGAGTGCGCGAAAAAATGGATGTATGCTTACTGCACTTTGAACGTCTACTGCAATTAAAAGGCGAGAGTGTGGCTGTGCGCGAAATGCGTAAGCACGCATCGTGGTATTTAAAAGGCATTCGTGGTAACGGTAAAGCTCGTAGCGCTATTAATCAAACCGAAACAGCAGTTGAGCTACGTGCGATTTTAAATGGAATAGTGCAAGAGTATGAAGAACTGGAGTCTGGCATTTTTGCACCCGAGCATAAAGAAATAGTTATATAA
- the folK gene encoding 2-amino-4-hydroxy-6-hydroxymethyldihydropteridine diphosphokinase — MNDVYLSIGTNIGERYENLQRAIELLMEKEGVEVIRISSIYETAAVGYTDQADFLNIAVAIRTSCSSSEMLKICQSVENELGRVREFRWGPRIIDLDILLYNHENIETESLLVPHPRMYERAFVLVPLIEITPTPVGEQLQRAHDTLKQLNCQAEGVMLWKDSSDMRFMPSMK, encoded by the coding sequence ATGAATGATGTGTATCTATCTATTGGTACAAATATTGGTGAGCGCTATGAAAACCTTCAGCGAGCAATCGAGCTTTTGATGGAAAAAGAAGGCGTAGAGGTTATTCGTATATCTTCTATATATGAAACCGCGGCTGTAGGTTACACTGACCAAGCGGATTTTTTAAATATTGCGGTTGCTATTAGAACGAGCTGCTCTTCTTCGGAAATGCTGAAGATTTGTCAGTCGGTAGAGAATGAGCTAGGTCGTGTGCGAGAGTTTCGGTGGGGACCTCGAATCATTGACCTTGACATTTTACTCTACAATCACGAGAATATTGAAACAGAGAGTTTGCTTGTTCCACATCCAAGAATGTATGAACGGGCTTTCGTGTTAGTACCTCTAATAGAAATTACACCTACACCCGTGGGTGAGCAATTACAACGAGCGCATGACACGTTGAAACAGCTAAATTGCCAAGCAGAGGGCGTAATGCTATGGAAAGACTCATCGGATATGAGATTTATGCCGTCTATGAAATAA
- the folB gene encoding dihydroneopterin aldolase, which produces MDYIHLKDMQFYGYHGVLAAETTLGQRFRANVSLAVDMTEAGLTDDLAYTVNYAEVYELCRDIVEGEPFKLIEALVSKMANSILSAYPDKVKGVRVELIKPDPPIHGYYKEVSVEITRGDF; this is translated from the coding sequence ATGGACTATATTCATTTAAAGGACATGCAGTTTTATGGTTACCACGGTGTTTTAGCGGCAGAAACAACACTTGGTCAACGCTTCCGTGCTAATGTTTCGTTGGCGGTCGATATGACAGAAGCGGGACTAACAGATGATTTAGCATACACTGTTAATTATGCGGAAGTATATGAACTCTGTCGTGACATTGTTGAGGGTGAGCCGTTTAAGTTAATCGAAGCACTCGTATCGAAAATGGCAAACAGTATACTTTCTGCTTACCCTGACAAAGTAAAAGGTGTTCGGGTTGAGCTCATCAAACCAGATCCTCCGATACATGGTTATTATAAAGAAGTTTCGGTTGAGATTACTCGAGGTGATTTCTGA
- the folP gene encoding dihydropteroate synthase has product MLEKYITPLTINGITLDYTSETFVMGILNVTPDSFSDGGKYNNVEAAVEQAKKMVADGAKIIDVGGESTRPGYERISDEDEIARIVPVIQALIAEVPAIISVDTYKANVARAAVEAGAHIINDIWGAKSEPAIAQVASELNVPIILMHNRDNMDYGNDFWATAKADLEESIAIAKKAGVPDKHIILDPGIGFAKTTSHNIAMMQHLADLVDMGYPVLLATSRKSMIGNVLKLPVEERIEGTSATVVYGIEKGCHMIRVHDVKEMARASQMTDVLVGKRIYEEEA; this is encoded by the coding sequence ATGCTAGAAAAATATATCACACCGTTAACGATTAACGGGATTACATTAGATTATACAAGCGAAACTTTCGTGATGGGTATTTTAAATGTCACGCCAGATTCTTTTTCTGACGGAGGAAAATACAATAACGTCGAGGCAGCGGTAGAACAAGCTAAAAAAATGGTCGCTGATGGGGCGAAAATTATTGATGTAGGCGGCGAATCGACACGCCCTGGCTATGAGCGTATTTCTGATGAAGATGAAATTGCTCGCATTGTACCAGTAATTCAGGCGTTAATAGCAGAAGTACCAGCGATTATTTCGGTTGATACGTATAAAGCGAACGTAGCACGTGCTGCAGTTGAAGCGGGTGCGCATATTATTAATGATATTTGGGGTGCAAAATCAGAACCTGCCATTGCACAGGTTGCTTCAGAACTCAATGTCCCGATAATTTTAATGCATAATCGCGATAACATGGACTACGGAAATGATTTTTGGGCAACAGCAAAAGCCGACCTAGAAGAAAGTATTGCCATCGCTAAAAAGGCAGGTGTGCCAGATAAGCATATTATATTAGATCCTGGTATAGGGTTTGCTAAAACAACGTCTCATAATATTGCAATGATGCAGCATCTTGCTGATTTAGTGGACATGGGTTATCCAGTATTATTAGCAACTTCACGTAAATCAATGATCGGCAATGTATTGAAGCTTCCTGTAGAAGAGCGAATAGAAGGTACAAGTGCAACCGTTGTTTATGGTATAGAAAAAGGCTGCCATATGATTCGTGTACATGATGTAAAGGAAATGGCCCGTGCTTCACAAATGACGGATGTGTTAGTCGGCAAACGTATATATGAGGAGGAAGCATAA
- the pabC gene encoding aminodeoxychorismate lyase — translation MQCWINGNYVAADELRISPFDHGFLYGLGFFETFRTYNGNVLFWDAHMERLQTALLQFRIQMPYTEQELLAVCERLNAVAGGQDGYFRVNVSAGEHGIGLQPREYTQPNVIIFRKELLDAPRGKEKTAQWLETRRNTPEGELRVKSHHYGNNVLGRFEMPSLAEQEGFFLTETGYVAEGVTSNIFWVKNDILYTPSLEAGILPGITRAWVIERAQSLGIEIQEGLFTKNDVEQGSECFITNSVQELVPICRLEDIQLLGNRGPIYLRLHEAFVKEVEQE, via the coding sequence ATGCAGTGCTGGATTAATGGAAACTACGTAGCGGCGGATGAATTACGAATCTCACCATTTGACCACGGCTTTTTGTATGGGTTAGGTTTTTTTGAGACGTTTCGTACTTATAACGGGAACGTGCTGTTTTGGGATGCCCATATGGAAAGGTTGCAAACGGCCCTCTTACAATTCCGCATTCAAATGCCATATACAGAACAGGAATTGCTTGCTGTTTGTGAACGATTAAATGCAGTAGCGGGTGGACAAGATGGTTATTTTCGTGTAAATGTATCTGCTGGTGAGCATGGTATAGGTTTGCAACCGAGGGAATATACCCAACCTAATGTTATTATCTTTCGTAAAGAATTACTTGATGCACCGCGTGGCAAAGAAAAAACAGCACAATGGTTGGAGACAAGACGGAATACGCCTGAGGGTGAGTTGCGTGTAAAGTCACATCATTATGGCAATAACGTTTTAGGAAGATTTGAAATGCCCTCATTGGCTGAACAGGAAGGTTTCTTTTTAACAGAGACTGGTTATGTCGCGGAAGGTGTCACATCAAATATTTTCTGGGTGAAAAATGATATACTATATACGCCTTCTTTAGAAGCTGGTATTTTGCCTGGGATAACGCGAGCATGGGTAATTGAGCGTGCACAATCACTAGGTATTGAAATACAAGAAGGTCTTTTTACTAAAAATGATGTGGAGCAAGGCAGCGAATGTTTTATTACAAACTCTGTGCAAGAGCTTGTTCCGATTTGTAGATTAGAAGATATACAGTTGTTAGGCAATAGAGGACCTATTTATTTGCGTTTACATGAAGCGTTTGTCAAAGAAGTGGAACAAGAATAG
- the pabA gene encoding aminodeoxychorismate/anthranilate synthase component II, translating into MILMIDNYDSFTYNLVQYFGEFGHELIVKRNDSLTIADIEKLAPDMIVISPGPCSPNEAGESLNIIRYFAGNIPILGVCLGHQAIAQVFGGHVIRAERLMHGKTSPVLHAEIGLHAGMPNPFKATRYHSLIVEKESLPECFDVTAWTEEGEIMGIRHRDYPIEGVQYHPESIMTEQGKKLLRHFIELYVQGAKQNAVLD; encoded by the coding sequence ATGATTTTAATGATTGATAACTATGATTCTTTTACATATAATCTTGTGCAGTATTTTGGTGAGTTTGGACATGAATTAATTGTGAAAAGAAATGATTCGTTAACGATTGCAGATATTGAAAAACTTGCCCCTGATATGATTGTTATTTCTCCAGGACCTTGTAGTCCGAACGAAGCGGGTGAAAGTTTAAACATTATTCGTTATTTCGCGGGAAATATTCCTATTTTAGGTGTATGTCTAGGACATCAAGCAATTGCCCAAGTATTTGGCGGACATGTTATTCGTGCTGAGCGTTTAATGCACGGTAAAACGTCTCCAGTGTTACATGCGGAAATAGGGCTACATGCAGGTATGCCCAATCCATTTAAAGCAACGCGTTATCATTCCCTTATTGTGGAGAAAGAATCATTACCAGAATGCTTTGATGTAACAGCATGGACGGAAGAAGGAGAAATTATGGGTATTCGTCATAGAGACTATCCAATAGAAGGTGTGCAATATCATCCAGAATCTATTATGACCGAACAGGGGAAAAAGCTTCTGCGACATTTTATTGAATTGTATGTACAAGGAGCGAAGCAAAATGCAGTGCTGGATTAA
- a CDS encoding anthranilate synthase component I family protein produces MDADAFFYSYKKQTEHEQAHVFLESGRGGHYSIAAWQPLATAQSIEGGLLVKWRNGSSEMLLGEPLDLLEQLVATYQLAYDPELPVFQGGAIGFVSYDYARKIEELPIVATDDLMVPDIYFYLFDCWAVHDVKTNAVTLMKLANSDVNLEERAQAWQVAAQEGLQLRKFEKTSAVEVVNDESELLVSFAGTDFEAAVRKIQTYIAQGDVFQVNLSVRQSKTLNATAMDVYEALRAFNPSPYMAYIEAPEFAVVSGSPELLVKRHGNELSTRPIAGTRPRGKSQEEDIALAHELIDNEKERAEHVMLVDLERNDLGRVSAYGTVEVDEFMVIERYSHVMHIVSNVRGEIADGKTNADVVRAMFPGGTITGAPKIRTMEIIEELEPVRRGLYTGSIGWLGYTGDMELNIVIRTAFVKDGMAHIQAGAGIVIDSVPEREYQESLNKAKAMWQAKAMAEERAK; encoded by the coding sequence ATGGACGCAGACGCGTTTTTTTATAGTTATAAGAAGCAAACAGAACATGAACAAGCACATGTTTTTTTAGAGAGTGGACGTGGAGGGCATTATTCAATTGCGGCTTGGCAACCTCTTGCAACAGCCCAATCAATTGAAGGTGGTCTATTAGTAAAGTGGAGAAATGGGAGCAGTGAAATGTTATTAGGTGAGCCGCTTGATTTACTAGAACAATTAGTAGCTACCTATCAATTAGCTTATGACCCTGAGCTACCCGTTTTTCAGGGGGGTGCAATTGGCTTTGTGTCATACGATTACGCTCGAAAAATTGAAGAGCTACCAATAGTAGCAACAGATGATTTAATGGTGCCAGATATTTATTTTTATTTATTTGACTGTTGGGCAGTACATGATGTTAAGACAAATGCAGTGACGCTTATGAAGTTAGCAAACAGCGATGTAAATCTAGAAGAGCGCGCGCAAGCATGGCAAGTGGCGGCACAGGAAGGTTTACAATTACGAAAATTTGAAAAGACCAGTGCTGTTGAAGTGGTTAATGATGAAAGTGAATTACTTGTATCGTTCGCAGGAACGGATTTTGAAGCGGCAGTGAGAAAAATTCAAACATATATAGCACAAGGTGACGTGTTCCAAGTGAATTTATCTGTACGTCAATCTAAAACGCTAAATGCTACCGCGATGGATGTTTATGAGGCATTACGTGCATTTAACCCGTCGCCGTATATGGCATATATTGAAGCGCCTGAGTTCGCTGTTGTGTCAGGATCACCTGAGTTGCTTGTAAAGCGCCATGGTAATGAGCTATCAACACGACCAATAGCAGGTACGCGTCCAAGAGGGAAGTCGCAAGAGGAAGACATTGCATTGGCGCATGAATTGATTGATAACGAGAAAGAGCGAGCTGAGCATGTAATGCTTGTAGATTTAGAGCGTAATGATTTAGGGAGAGTTTCAGCCTACGGAACTGTTGAAGTAGACGAATTTATGGTGATTGAACGCTATTCACACGTGATGCATATTGTGTCAAATGTCCGTGGTGAAATAGCTGATGGAAAGACAAATGCAGATGTTGTGCGAGCGATGTTCCCAGGCGGAACGATTACGGGCGCACCTAAAATTCGTACGATGGAAATTATAGAAGAACTGGAACCCGTTCGACGAGGATTATATACAGGCTCTATTGGTTGGCTAGGCTATACAGGAGATATGGAATTAAATATTGTGATTCGAACGGCATTTGTTAAAGATGGCATGGCTCATATACAAGCGGGTGCAGGTATTGTCATAGATTCTGTACCAGAAAGAGAATACCAAGAGTCTCTAAATAAAGCAAAAGCAATGTGGCAAGCGAAAGCTATGGCGGAGGAGCGAGCAAAATGA
- the cysK gene encoding cysteine synthase A has product MSRLANSVAELVGKTPIVKLNHATGENEGTVYVKLEYFNPGSSVKDRLALAMIEAAEQDGTLKPGGTIIEPTSGNTGIGLAMIAAAKGYKAILVMPETMSLERRNLLRAYGADLVLTPGPAGMKGAIAKAEELSAEHGYFLPQQFTNPANAVVHRLTTGPEIVEAFDGLKLDAFIAGVGTGGTITGAGSVLKEKYPEIEIIAVEPKDSPVLSGGQPGPHKIQGIGAGFVPAVLDTDVYSSVFPVENEIAFDVARKVAREEGILCGISSGAAIYAAIETAKRLGKGSNVLAIVPSNGERYLSTPLYQFED; this is encoded by the coding sequence ATGAGTAGATTAGCAAACTCGGTAGCTGAATTAGTTGGTAAAACACCAATTGTAAAATTAAATCATGCAACAGGTGAGAACGAAGGTACTGTTTATGTTAAATTAGAGTATTTTAACCCAGGAAGCTCTGTAAAAGACCGTTTAGCGTTAGCAATGATCGAAGCTGCTGAACAAGACGGCACGCTAAAACCAGGTGGCACTATTATTGAACCTACTTCAGGTAATACTGGGATTGGATTAGCAATGATCGCTGCAGCTAAAGGATATAAAGCAATCTTAGTAATGCCAGAAACAATGAGTTTAGAGCGCCGCAATTTATTGCGTGCATACGGTGCCGATTTAGTGTTAACTCCTGGACCAGCAGGTATGAAAGGCGCTATCGCAAAGGCAGAAGAATTATCAGCAGAGCATGGATACTTTTTACCTCAACAATTCACAAACCCAGCTAATGCGGTTGTACACCGTTTAACTACAGGTCCAGAAATCGTAGAAGCATTTGATGGCTTAAAATTAGATGCGTTTATTGCGGGTGTTGGTACAGGTGGTACAATTACGGGTGCTGGTAGCGTATTAAAAGAGAAGTACCCTGAAATCGAAATTATTGCTGTTGAGCCAAAAGACTCTCCAGTACTTTCAGGTGGTCAACCAGGTCCACATAAAATTCAAGGTATTGGTGCTGGATTTGTGCCTGCAGTATTAGATACAGATGTTTACTCATCAGTATTCCCTGTAGAAAATGAAATTGCGTTTGATGTAGCTCGTAAAGTTGCACGTGAAGAGGGTATTCTATGCGGTATTTCGTCAGGAGCAGCAATTTATGCAGCAATCGAAACTGCAAAACGTTTAGGCAAAGGCTCAAATGTTCTTGCCATTGTACCTTCAAATGGTGAGCGTTACCTATCTACACCTTTATATCAATTTGAAGACTAA